The Solanum pennellii chromosome 7, SPENNV200 DNA segment TTAAGGTAATCCATCACATGAATCAAAGAGTGTCAAAAAGTGAATCTGTTTGGTCACCTTCACTGCACTGTTTTACGTCATTTCCAACTAACACCAATCCACCGTTCTTTTCGTTATTATATAGTTGGTAATAGGATCATACTATAGTATTTTCTATTCCCCCATTAAGTTACATTACCATCTATCTTGACTTTCTCGAAATATCTATATCATTCAATGTTTGAACTTTGAAGCAAATAGTACGAACTTGTGTGGGCATTTGGTTCTTTAGATACTCAGAATCTTGGATTCTCTAATTATTGACGGATAGATTGTCACTTATTCCTCATAAACGTTAAAGATTTCGCGGTTTTAAAAACTTTGGGGTTAATAATTTCGAGAAGATTCTGAGTAGCGTTTCCTTTTCTTTAGCTTGGAATCAATATCTGGTTTACTTATATTATTACAGGAGATACTAGCTAATTTGCCTGTACCATATGTGGAGGAGGAGTTCAAGATTGACATAAATTGGAAAGACATGATTGACAACAGATCTGAACCACCTCCATACGTGCATATCAAGAGAAGTATCCTTTGAAAATTCATTGCCAAGTGTACTTAAATTTAGAATTTGTATTGTAGTTGTAAGCACATCAATAAATGAACAACTGATATCAATCTAATTTTTTCGAGGTTGCCTATATTTATCTTCGTAAGTTAATGGTGTTGAGTCCTCAATGTGTAtcgtttttcttttttcttttctcttgtttaATCCTTTTCATGAGAACTGAAcctatcatttttctttgtgATTACATACTTAACTCTTGCTAAACCAGTTCTATATGCTGCTGTAGTCAGAAAGACACATAAGGGAGATGTTGACTTATACTAAGTTCTAGTGATCTAAAAGATAAGAATAAGGCAACACATAAGTTTTAACAAGCTAGGCATAAGCTCCATGGCTTTTCTATTTATATGTTTGATAAACTTCTAACTCAATGATACAACTTGCGAGAATAGTTAGTAGTAGCTAAGAAAGCATAATAAGGGAACAATATGTAGTAgactaaaaatctttttctattataaatataaataaatagatgGGTTTATTGTAGAGAAGTGAGGAATAGCCTAGTGGAAACGATCCTGTAGGTTGGTGGTTCAAGTCATTAAGAAAGATGAGGGAATGAACCACTGTCGACTCCTGGATAAGGGGTTCTTGGAGTGAGtttattatatagaaaaagGTGTTGCAGTATAACAAACTGATAATCTTCTCAATCTTTAAAAGAACCAAACAAATTTCATCATAAGCTTGTGCAACTTGGGTCTGAGTTTGCTTATTCTAAGTCTATACCACTTGAAAACACTCACTGATCTTCATAATATGAATTTAGTTCATTTATAACctttataaaaaagaatttcaatgtttagatttattttgtatatgaaatgaagaagCAAAAGGCCTAATCAATTACTTGAAAAAATATGCTTCGATTTCCAAATTTGGTTTGGGCCATAGTCCAATGGACATAAGTATCTCTTGGATTCCCTGGCGTTGTTCATTTTCCCCGGTTAAAGTAAGCAGAAAACTTGCCCATCAAACCTTTGCTACATACACTTGGTCTTGCTAGCAATAAGATATCTTTCTTTTGGTGTTTGAAAGTTCAGAATGTGTAGAAAAACAAAAAGCTCAAATTGCAGCACAGAAGcacataaatcataattcaCTATGTTAGTTTGTcaacatgaaaagtagtacgaTGCGGAAAACCCTTAACTGAATTAGATGCTTACCTCATTAAGAAAAAGCGTGATGGCGTTATTGCTGATATTGGGTGCACACACTGCAAATCCACAGAATGCTCGGACAATTGTGTTTGCAGGTAATGCCAATGGTTGCGTGGTTTTGTATTCTGTTCTTTTCAGTCTGGAATCTGCTCTTGctaattgtcaaaatatgcaaTGATTTGGTGTTATCATTCCTGATGTGAATCCTAGGGAAGTCTTTGGAGATTTATATTATAATGCAACTTTGAGAAAGTTAAGCCTACGTTTTTTTAGACAAAAATGTTAAGCctatgttatgatattatttgTGCATTAGTGTCTCAGTTTTAGGATAAGGTCCTGTATAGACAAGCTTTCTGGAGTACTCTCTTTTTCTAGTGACATTTGGTTGACAAATTGGAATATTTTTCAGTTTCCATGTCTTCAACATTCCTTTAACTGTTCCAAGAGTATCCCATTGTACaccaaaaatatacaaatatataaattccaTACTTTCCAGCTAAAAGTGCAGTGCAGAAGTAGGTGTACAGTTGTCTCTCTACTAGAATTACTTAAGTAACTACtgttttttgatgaaataaggtgaacttaagtaacTACtgttttttgatgaaataaggtgaacttaagtaacTATTGTTTGCCACTGAAACCCTATCTTCTCTAAATTATCTTAGTGCAAGCTTCATGAGTTGAAGCCATACAAAACCTGTCACTTTTGCTTCCCAAGGACATTTCCTTGCTGCATTTGATTCTTGTTCAAGAACTTCATTGGGATGACACAACAACTATTATGCTTCAATCCTTCAGCAGAACTTCATAGATGATCTGATGAAAATTCCCACCTTTCTTGCTTTTCGTATTAGAGTCTTCTGAATTCTCAGGTTTCCCAGCCTCGAatattcatactttacttgtatCAATCACTATGGACATGCAGACAGCTAATGCACCTATAAATGCTTCTTATAGTGATATTCACCAAAATATTGGACTTACTTCTGTCAACGGTAGATCTTTATTGGAGAGCACTATGAACTTTTATATGTTATACATTTCAGTTTCAAGAAAAAAACCCTATTtcattaaatgatttaaattgaaATCATGATTCTTCGGCATACTTGTCTAGCAATATTTTCTTGAGCCTAGGGTCTCAGAAACAATCTCTCTACCCCACAAAGGTAGGGATAAGGTATGCCGTATGCGTACACACCACCCTCCCTAGGCCCCATTTTTAAGTGTCACTGTACAGGATATGTCATTGTTGTCTTTGACTAGCAATATTGCACCAACTCCAATAACAACACCACCATCTTCTGTCATCTCCATAAATATAATAGGCAAGTCAAAGTGTCAAACTAATTTGTTGATCTTGCgctcaattatttttgttagagaATAGTTGAAGCCTTGGAGGGACTAGGGAGTAATTCTCAGTTTACTGCTGTTTTTTCTACTGTGTGGTCCATTGTCTCATTGATCTTCTAGAAATTTGTTCTTTATATAATTTCTTCTCCTTGTCCAGCATGTTAGATATTTTTTACTGGAATGGGGTTCCAGTAGCAGCAATGAAGGTTTATCTAAACACGTTTGCCAATCTGAATGAAGTATATTAGTGTTCCCATTTGAAGCTCAGTAATTATTATGCCAACTTAAATTGGCATACTGTATGTTTACAAGTAGCTTTCTTGACAGTTAAATTGTTACTTAATAGGGTTCAATGCATAAGTTGTTCGAAGGCGTGCCGTTGCTCTGATATGTGCTCAAACAGACCGTTTCGGAGAGATAGAAAGATACAAGTTGTCAAGGTGTGACACTTTGGTACTCAAGTTTCCTTGTAACCAGCTTATGATTTTGATTGTCATGTTTATTATAAGTGGTGGAATGGCTTCATGCATTGCTTTGGTTGATTCTTTTCTGTGTTGTTTTACAGACTGAGCTTTGTGGTTGGGGGGTAGTAGCATCTGAATCCATAAACAAAGGTGATTTCATAATTGAGTACATTGGCGAAGGTGATTCTCTTACAAGTGAAGCTGTCAACTCTCAGATAATTTTCTGAGCTGTTCATGTTTCTACATCTCTATTAAAACATAACTGATATTTGTGTTTATAACATCTTCAAGTATATACACTCAACGCATATCTATATAATGTTATGCTCTGCACCAAACAACAAACTTGCCTTAATTTAAGGCAAGTTGGAGTCGACTATATGAATTCTCGCTTCAAGACATTGCCAAAGTATCTCAAGCAGTCTCTTTATCCTTAACGTGTGGTAGTTGAACTTTCTCTCAATTCTGGTCTTTTTCAACCATTTAATTTGTACAACTAGAGGTCCATCTTAGCATCCACATCCTGAGACACTTATCTTGTAGATATGCTGAATTTTAATGGCCCAATATTCACTTCCCATGTAACATTGTTGGACATATAACTGCTGTATAGAGCTTTCCTTTCACTTTAGTAGGTATCCTTCTCATTACGTAGCACTCCAATAACATTTTTCTAATTCAACCATCATATTTTGATCATATCTAATATCTTTATCTAGACCAACATACTCCTGGAGTGTCAAGCCTAGATGTCTGAATTGTTAGTTTTAGGTACTGCAACCATGTCTAGTCTCCCCTCAATTTTAATCTCCTTATGTTGTTTAGGTTTGATGCCTTTGATGGTTTCGTCAATTAGCAGGATTTTATCACTATATAGCATATCATCCATAACTAGGATAAACAAGCACGAGTTCAGTACCTGGTGTAAACCCACAGTTGTGAGGAACTCTTTGTATCATGTAAATCTTTTTCCTGAATCTCGAAAACCTATGAcatttttgaaatccatttatTCTCTTGCTATGTCATCCATTATTCCTTGTACAGCTCAGTAGGATCATCTGCTTGAAATATGCAATGTGAATCAGAAGATTTTCTGCTAGTTAATTTGGatgcaaaattattttttttgatgatcATGGTGTTTGGGCCAGCTTTCgtgcacctcgactaattctgCGGATACCTGCCACCTCCCACCACCATGTCTTTTGAATCTAAATGGCCTTTAGTGGCCCATTTGCTGTGCAATCATTTTGTATATTGTCAAATGTCGAGacattttgtttttgtgttaGTAGGCATTTTAAGGCTTCTAATTTGGTTATTCTTTTCGTGTTTCAgttattgatgatgccttgtGTGAAAAAAGGCTATGGGACATGAAATACAAGGGAGTTCAAAATTTTTACATGTGTGAACTACGGAAAGATTTCACAATTGATGCAACTTTCAAGGGAAACTTGTCCCGTTTTCTCAACCATAGCTGTGAACCTAATTGCAAATTGGAAAAATGGTTAGTTAACTTCTTCTATTAGCATTTTGTTGTTTCAGATTCTTTGGACTGTTCTTACAGATCAGATATTAGTGATATTTGCTTCCATGTGTTTTAACATGTTCATGTGACATCTATCCTGGATCAGACTAGAGCAGTTCCATAACACTGGTCTAAGCCAAGATTACATCAActtgaatataaaaaagatatattcaAACACTAACATCTCAGACTTGACTTTTTTGAAGTTACATGACCATAGTCCTAACTCCTAACCCACATTAAAGAATAGTACATAGATTTCATTTATGATGTCATGCTTTCAATTTAACATACATTTATATACTCTTcttatttttgttcaattttgaggtattattccttttttttaatgctaaaacaacATGCCCAATGTAGTCCCACCCAGTGGGGTCTGGGAGGGTAGTGTGTACGCAAACCTTACCTCTACCTCAGAGGTGAGGttgagaggttgtttccgatagaccccTGTCTCAAGGCAAAGACAGTCTAGGAAAAGACATAATGAAAGTACAATAGACAATATAtagtaacaaaaacaacaaatagtAACATAATAGTACTACAGCAAAATAATACCACAAACAAACTACATGCGATAATAGACAGTCACAGAAATTGAAAAACAAGAAACTACTAGAGTAGTCCTACGACTACTAGTAAGGGCAACAAGAAAAATCACTCCTATCTACTAGTATGGATGCACTCCTACCTACTAGCCTTCTACCCTAATTCGTGCCCTCCACCCTAATTTGAATGCTAGATGAGATTATCCTACCCTGTCAACCGAGTTCCTACTAGAGGAAGAGTTGATATTAAGGTATGAAGGTCGAGGATTAGGGTAGAAGGCTAGTAGGCAGCTGAGTGTTGCATTTTGTGTGGGAGAGGGAGTGGGCTAGCCTCCCCCTCTCCTGTTATCCTTTAGTATATTATTAGTTATTGCGTAGTTTCTTATTCTTCGATGTGTACTGCTTTCTGTTGCTGCATTTGTTTTGTCTCTATGCTACTTTGCTGTCTCTTTTCTCACAATCCTGTCCGATGCTTCCCTTTTGAGCTGAGGGTCTTTGGAAAGAGCCTCTCTACTTTACAAAGGTAAGGTTTGCTTACATCCTACCCTTCCCAGATCCCACTTGGGGGATTACCCTGGGTATGTGGTTGTGATGGTATATTCTACAGGCACCTGAGCTCTGTTGGttagttgagattcttgatgaACTTAACTTTTGAGATGCCCTCATTCGTTATTGCTCAATTTCTATCAAGTCTTCTCGCTGTATCTAACATCCATTATTGTTTAGGAATTGATTAACAAACAGATGTACCTGTAGAATGCCAttgcttttatttttcctttatagtTAGTTCCCTACGTATTCATCCCTTCTCCCTTTTTTCTGATAATCACatatttgtcatatttcttGTTGTGAGTGTTAAAGTCCAATATATTTCGTTCTTCCTTTATGCTCATTGTGTGCATTGATCAATGCTATAATGGTTTACTTTTATTGCCTATTAAAGGCAGGTTGAAGGTGAGACTCGAGTTGGTGTCTTTGCTGCTAGATACATTGAAGTAGGAGAACCTCTGACCTATGATTACAGGTATGCTCCTTTGTGTTGCTACCTCAAAATAATGGCTTATTATGCGGTAAAGCTGTGAGGGttcttatcttcttcttttctatTGGTTATAACTTCAAGGTATGTCAGTAATATGTCTGTTAAGTTTTTAACCATCTGTGGTTGGTTATACATGATAACTGATATAATATGATTGATTGGTATGAGACAAGAAGCCTCCTTTTCATCTGACTTAGGTGTCTAGGAAAGAAGACAGAATTACgttctattacatatttgagTATTTGGCAATATTATTTTCAGTGATATGTGAATGTTTGTATGATTTCATAGGTGATGCTTCCTGTGATGTTATTTCGTTTGATGTACCTTTCTATTTCCCTCAAAGATGTTGTAGTAGCTGCTTGTGGTCCTCAAAAATAGTACATCAGGCAGTATTAAGAACATAAATCTCCATTACTAAAAATAGTTTATTCCCTATATCAGATGTATAAACCAAAAGGTGAAGTgatgtttaaaataatttaataaaatcacACTGATTAAATGGTCTCTTGGGGAACTTCATATAGGAGGTTGTTAACTTCAAATCTGTCACAAAATGTAATGTCAGATATGCTGTTTGAGATGATTTTGATTCTAAGCCTGTTAGAGTTCTTTGACTAATAGTGCACTCAGGAGAGGAAATACGAACAATTTTTTTGACAACCAAAGCTAAAGAGAGCAATGGGGATAGATAGATCCCTTGAAGTCTGGGGTAAAAGGCTCACAGAGACTGCTGCACCAGACAGTTCACTTAATGGAATCCCATTATAACCAATAGGATAGAAAGATATGCCAGAATaaagaaatcactttgaagtaAATGGAAagattgaagttcttgatgagaAAACTCGATGCTAGTTGTTATTGTAGCCATAGAAAGCACTGGAAGGCATCATAGTTTCTTATAGCTGTTGAATTTCCATACGAGGAATAgtctacaaaatatatatactgAGCTTTAAACATGCATTCTTTTCGTAAAGTTGTAGCTTTGACATGGATAAGAATAAGGAGTCTTTGAAGCTCAATCCACTAAACAATGGAAGGCTTTAAAGCTTAAAATTGTACAGTTTAGTCTTAGGCACCAAGTGATATACAGTCAGCTTTCTACAGCTACGTTGTGTTCTTTATTACAACATTTCACTTTAGTAGCAAAAATGTATCCGGATCAACGTCTCTGTTATAGAGAGATTTAACTGTACGTGTCTTCTCTTTAATTTTGAAGCATTAGACTTTATGTCATATACAGCAACTGCAACTACCATGTCTCATTTCCAAACAAATTGAGATCGACTATATGAATCCTTGCTTAACCACGTTTCTTAGTCTTAGACCAAAATAGCTTAGTACTATGACCTTCAGTTTTGCTTGCTGAATCTGCTTTGCTTTTGTATGCAGATTTGTTCAGTTTGGTTCAGAAGTGAAGTGCCATTGTGGAGCTTCGAATTGTCAAGGATATCTTGGcagcaaaaagaaaatcacaagTAAACTGGACATCAGCTGGGGTTCGAAACGCAAGAGAACATCTACTTCTTGCCTTGCCATCGTTAAATTGAATTCATTTTagcctattattattttactcgATCATTTTAGTATATCGCGTTTTCTACAAAAGATGCAATAAACCAAAAGAAAGCCATTGTCAAAAGGAGAGGGAAAAAAAGGAACAGAAAGATTGTTGTTATAAGCATTGTTACATTGATTTATACTGCATTTGttatttcacttttattctgaaaaaaaatatgacagaATCCTTACCTTATAATGATTAAGTTCTTTTTATCTTATTGACTCTTTCATTCTAGTTGGATATGTATGGTTTTTTCagtgttttttcttcttccgaGACGAGTGTTTTGCGGGAACTTCTACCTCTATGAAATAAAGGGTAAGGTTACTATCTATCCTCTTCAAATCCCCACTCGTTGGATGTAATACACTTAGTATGGCTTCTTCCGAGACGAGTGTTTTGCGGAAACTTCTATCTCTATGAAGTAACGGGTAAGGTTACTATTTATCCTCTTCAGATCTCCACTCGTTGGATGTAATACACTTGGTATCGTGTTGACTGTTGAGTATAATGTTGAACTTCTATTTCTTCTTAAATAGTTGAAGTTCAATGAATTTCTCGATATAATTATAGAATCTGTGCAATACTCATTGAATTTTCGTAGACTCCCATCCTATCCCTAGCAAAATATGAATGTACTACTTAGCATTcacaatcaaataaatattaatcttAAATTACTCAATTATTACATTCAATAATTTGGAATGTACACTTAATCAACtaaatatagtaaaaataactagcaTTATTCTATAAAggaatttattttgtaaattctTTATGTACAATTTCAAGAATATTAAGAAGAGAATATATGATCTGTACATGACTCACTTGTAAAGCAAAGAATGGaaatattcttttataaaatataattaattgaagaatatttagagaaaaataacatatatattataattaatcaaGCTATCATTAAGGGGAATATATAATCAGTACATGACTCACctaaaaagcaaaaaataaaaatattcttgttAAAGTTCCTTATATACGTATCTGGTGAAAGATGAGTCGTATCAGATATAATTAATCGaagaataattaaagaaaaataatatatttatcgtAATTAATCGAACTAACGTTAAAGGGGAGTACATGACTCACCtgtaaaagcaaaaaataaaaatattcttgtataaagttacatatatataatatttaatcggattatatgataattgattcgaatatcataattattatgctaattaatttatttatatatctcATTTCACGCAGAAATTTTGAGTCCACCACACACGCTAAAAATGCCGATAGATACTTCCGCTAAGATCTTCGTCGCCGGCCACCGTGGACTCGTCGGATCCGCCGTGGTTCGGAAACTTTACCAATTAGGCTGCACAAATCTCATCCTCCGTACACATTCCGATCTCGACCTCACTAACCAATCCGCCGTCGAATCCTTCTTCGCCGACGAGAAACCTCAATACGTCATCCTCGCAGCCGCGAAAGTCGGCGGCATACACGCAAACAATACTTATCCAGCTGATTTCATCACTATAAATCTGCAAATCCAAACGAACGTTATCGTTTCATCCTTCAATCACAAAGTTCAGAAGCTTCTGTTCCTTGGTTCTTCATGTATTTACCCTAAATTTGCTCCTCAACCAATTCCTGAAAATGCACTTTTAACTGCTCCTTTGGAACCTACAAATGAATGGTATGCAATAGCGAAAATTGCTGGTATTAAAATGTGTCAAGCTTATAGATTGCAGCATAACTTTGATGCAATTTCAGCAATGCCTACGAATTTATATGGTACGAATGATAATTTCCATCCTGAGAATTCTCATGTTTTGCCTGCTTTGTTACGTAGATTTCATGAAGCAAAAGTTAACAATCTTGATAAAGTTGTTGTGTGGGGTACTGGTTCTCCTTTAAGGGAATTTTTACATGTCGATGATTTAGCTGATGCAGTTGTGTTTTTGTTGGAGAATTATAGTGATTTAGAACATGTTAATGTGGGGAGTGGGAAGGAAGTGAGTATTAAGGAGTTAGCTGAATTGGTGAAGGAAGTTGTGGGGTTTAAAGGGGAGTTGGTTTGGGATTCGACTAAGCCGGATGGGACACCAAGGAAGCTTATGGATACTTCAAAGCTTGTTGGATTAGGCTGGACACCAAAGATTTCGCTCCGGGATGGTCTTGTTGATACCTACAAATGGTACTTGGAGAATTATGGCAAGCAATAGTTCAGGTGATTATTGAATGTTTACAAGATATGagattgttatttttgtttgtcagattgttgaaagattataaTAAGCTTAATTGAAATATTGATTCTCTGTTGTACTGATTATGTACTatgtttatgttaattatttttgccaaagatccaatttttatttgatcTGCTACTCTCAGGAATTCATGTTCAATATTGAAGCTTAATTGAAATATTGATTCTCTGTTGCACTGATTTTGTACTATGTTTATTATGTTAATCACTTTTGCCGATCCAATTTTATTCGTTCTGCCACTCTCAGGAGTTCATGTTCAATATTGCAAGAGTTCATTCTgaaatgtttaaaaacatgGATCAGTTTGTATTGAGCTTTGTTGTCCGAACACGATTGGTGCTGACCTTACTTTCTGGTTGGTGATCAACTAGTTGACAATGGTAAATAAGGTTCAAAGAGAGGACCTTTTTGTCATCTTGGTAAAATGGAGTAGCTATTTAACAAAATAGGAgtttcttgtttttgttttcgAGGATAGTAACAAAATAGGAGTTTCTTTTGAACCACATAAGGAACCCATCTCAATATAGAAATATTAGCTTTTTCCTTGTCCCTAAATGTAATGTTTTGAATCTTCAAACGgtaatttcattcatttagaaaaagCTTATGGTACtccttttatgtttttctttatttataaaatcgTGGTGCCCGGGCCATCGCAACACCTTGACTTATTCCATGTGGTACTTGCTACCTCCCACGTACCACATACTCCCTTCTGTTAGTCTTTGTAAGTCATGGAATTCAACAGGTTATGTGCACTCATGTGTACTACagtgagagaaaaaaattatctgCTTCCATATAATTTGTCACTTTTTGTGCTGAAAGGAAATGATATAGAGTAACCATAAAGAATTCTTGACATTGACACATGAAGTTTCCAGTAGTTTAGATCTTGGGATGTGGGGTTGCAAGCAATACCTGTAAATGGAGTGAGGGGTTTCTATTTGAATCTAAAAAATCAGAGCTGAtgtcataatttaaatttctgTTCTGATAACCATGTTTTCCTTATGTGATAATGTCGTAGAGTAACTCGAGGAATTTTGGAAGCTGAACGTGCTCCAAAGATGCCTAACGCTTTCAGCTTTGATTATTCGATGCTGAATGACACAGTTCCTCGCTAAATAAAAATGAAGCTATAATACAGCCAAGAAAAGAGATAGATTACATCTTTGGCCAAATGCCAATCCTCCTAGTCGAAAGAGATAAACAGTATAGAcgtatgcaaaaaaaaaaagatcactCCTAATTACCAGTCAGGTGAAAGGAGCCCACTTACCCAGTCCGCTTTCCTTCCATTGCTAGGAGCTTCGCCCTCTTAACTTGATATGTCAAGAAAACTACAACTGCTAGTGGATCACCTCCTGCTTAAGAAGGCCgccatatcatatatatgacaAAAGAGACAGACGGtttttagcttcttttttttgcCTTTTCTGGGGGTTCTAATATGAGATGTATAACATACCAAGTCCTTTCCTCTGAGATAGCTGAGAGCTACACTAATAACCATAGAAACTTTACTTTTGTAGCCTGTTCACCCGGAACTTAAAAACCTACTACAACCTAAATGTTATGTTAGATACTTACTAAAGAATCACTATCATAAAATGCTATAGTTTCTTAATGCTTTttgttcatcaataatatctgACCTTcctcaaaagaaaagaagaagaataaggtTTATAGGAaaaaaactattattgtaagaagTTTAGTAGTTGTGCTGGGAGGTATACTGTGCTTAGGTTAAATCAGAACAGACGATTGCATGCAACTTCCAGCATATTGATTGCCGGGCCTAGAGTCTAGACTTGTTATGTTTGGTTCTGCTCTGCCGAAGGTTCCTACTAGCCGGTCTGCAGGGAGCTTATATGCTGTTGCGTATATGCTGCAGTCTTAACTCCACAATCATTTTCTGAAATCTGTATGTTTTCGCTTGTTTAGACTCTTAATGTTACTTGAGGACATGAAAGGTAACCTTTTCTGCATAAAGATCATAATTATCGATAGGATACCTGGATTCATTTATGAACATCTTTATATATCTGTTCAGTTCTTTCAAATGGACGTCTTCCAAGTATATCTGCTGGTCCCACAAGGTTTCTTGAACAAAAGTAGGTTATACATctaaggaacaccaacttctGTGGTGTTTGCTTCAACTACAATTGTCCTCTCCAATGTCTGTAGACTTGCTGGTTTTGAGGCAATATTAATATGAAGAATACCGGGATGTAACAATTTCAATTTGTGATagataaatattcaaattattcatttatCATCTAGATACTTTTTTATAATATAGAAACCCAAAACACGAGAAGCCTATGGATATTGATAAAATGGGAGAAAATGCGCAATTCAGTTTGTCATCTGTACACATGCGCATTATAGGGAGAAAATAGCCTCTCCCAATCATTATGTGTCACTGTTGTGCAGACAGAAGACGAAAAAGGAAACCACAAAGAGTTCTTTGACATGACACAGGAAGCTTCCAGAAATATGGCTTGGATGTGGGGTATAAGCAATGCTTGTTGATTCGTCATTTTAGTTCCTACCTGATAACATTTCTTTCCTATGAATTAACTAGCTGATACTCCTAGTAATTGCTCAAAACTTTGTCGCTGATCACTTGTAACTTAACAGTAACTCTAATTTTAGTGACATGTTATAATTACGTTAATTTAAATAGATAATTGCATGCCATTTTCAGTAGATTATATATGCTGGGCAAGGACATTTTTATTATCTGGCAGAGTTCTGCCTGGTTGGTAGTCTTCCTTGAGCTGAGGGTCTAATctgaaacaacctctctacctcccaAGGTAAGGGGTAAGGTATGCACACACACTACTAGTGGTATTGCACTGGCCACGGGATATTTTGTTGTTCTGCTAATTGGTGGTCCTGCTAGTGTAAGTGAGCTTATATGCTGTTTCTGAATCTTAATGTCACTAGGAAGGAAAACATGAAGTATTGCACTATAATTGGACTATATCACCCTCACCCCCACACCTTCCGTGGGAGTTCAGTTCATTTGGCAAAGATTGAGGGACTTGTGTCTTAGGTTACAAGTCGAGCTCCATGCCAAGTGAACTAACTCCactatttaagtggagaagagTAGAGGGACGGCCCCATCATGCTTGAGGTTCGAAAGTTGTGGCCTTGTGGTTAGCTCAAACGGGTCCTAAAGGTGGACTCCAGATGGATT contains these protein-coding regions:
- the LOC107024001 gene encoding putative GDP-L-fucose synthase 2, whose product is MPIDTSAKIFVAGHRGLVGSAVVRKLYQLGCTNLILRTHSDLDLTNQSAVESFFADEKPQYVILAAAKVGGIHANNTYPADFITINLQIQTNVIVSSFNHKVQKLLFLGSSCIYPKFAPQPIPENALLTAPLEPTNEWYAIAKIAGIKMCQAYRLQHNFDAISAMPTNLYGTNDNFHPENSHVLPALLRRFHEAKVNNLDKVVVWGTGSPLREFLHVDDLADAVVFLLENYSDLEHVNVGSGKEVSIKELAELVKEVVGFKGELVWDSTKPDGTPRKLMDTSKLVGLGWTPKISLRDGLVDTYKWYLENYGKQ